One segment of Chloroflexota bacterium DNA contains the following:
- a CDS encoding carbohydrate ABC transporter permease encodes MAAARQVGGQATSAASRARLASTPLRLAGYAAMLVAVAVIGLPLGWLLSATFKETSEIYLIPATLIPRSPTLANYPLAWNAAPFGLYYINTTFVTVVSVFGKLTMGATTAYALVMLRFPGKNLIFALILGALMIPPQVVVVPNYILFADWGLINTYTALILPHVPTAVGAFLLRQAFLALPREILDAAKVDGAGHLRTLWAIMLPLSMPVLVTFGLLATQDVWNDFLWPLIITNTDNMRTLPIGISRMLDQEGNTQWGVVMAGALYVILPLLVVFLWAQRHIVEGIAAGAVKG; translated from the coding sequence ATGGCTGCTGCACGCCAGGTCGGTGGGCAGGCGACGTCGGCCGCCAGCCGTGCTCGTCTCGCCAGCACGCCGTTGCGTCTCGCCGGCTACGCGGCAATGCTCGTCGCGGTGGCGGTGATCGGGCTGCCGCTCGGCTGGCTGCTCTCGGCCACCTTCAAAGAGACCAGCGAGATCTACCTGATCCCGGCCACGCTGATCCCGCGTAGCCCCACGCTCGCGAATTATCCGCTGGCCTGGAACGCCGCCCCGTTCGGCCTCTACTACATCAACACCACCTTCGTGACCGTCGTCAGCGTCTTCGGCAAGCTGACGATGGGCGCCACGACCGCCTACGCCCTGGTGATGCTGCGCTTCCCGGGCAAGAACCTGATCTTCGCGCTGATCCTTGGCGCGTTGATGATCCCACCGCAGGTGGTAGTGGTCCCCAACTACATCCTGTTCGCGGACTGGGGCTTGATCAACACCTACACGGCCCTGATCCTGCCGCACGTCCCCACGGCGGTCGGGGCGTTCCTGCTGCGGCAGGCGTTCCTGGCCCTGCCCCGCGAGATCCTCGATGCCGCGAAGGTGGACGGGGCCGGGCACCTGCGAACCCTCTGGGCGATCATGCTGCCGCTCTCGATGCCGGTCCTGGTGACGTTCGGGCTGCTGGCCACGCAGGATGTCTGGAACGATTTCCTCTGGCCGCTCATCATCACCAACACCGACAACATGCGGACGCTGCCCATCGGTATCTCGCGCATGCTCGACCAGGAGGGGAACACGCAGTGGGGCGTCGTGATGGCCGGCGCGCTCTACGTGATCCTGCCGCTGCTGGTGGTCTTTCTGTGGGCGCAACGCCACATCGTCGAGGGGATCGCAGCCGGAGCCGTCAAGGGATAG
- a CDS encoding sugar ABC transporter permease: MAQALGRSSAAATPGPSRVQREWRDWLLFILLAGPNLLMFAIFNYRPLIYNAWLSFHEWDFLAPVKIYVGFENYVDVLTDPHFHRVVRNTLVLMGGGVCFTLIFGLALALLLNQRLAGRDAARSVLFAPYMLSGAAIAVVWVYIFDPTYGLLRTLLSPFNLVPPNWLRDSAWAMPAVIIVYTWKHLGYTMVIFLAGLQAIPRELYEAATTDGANAWERFRHVTIPGLAPITFFLLITGILASFQTFDLIHVLTRGGPVDATSNLLYYLYEQGFIGFHAGQAGVAAVFQFLFLFVVTLIQIRYVERRVTYSA, encoded by the coding sequence ATGGCCCAGGCGCTAGGCCGCTCGTCGGCCGCCGCGACGCCCGGCCCGTCCCGCGTGCAGCGCGAGTGGCGAGACTGGCTGCTGTTCATCCTGCTGGCCGGCCCCAACTTGCTGATGTTCGCGATCTTCAACTACCGCCCGCTGATCTACAACGCCTGGCTCAGCTTCCACGAGTGGGACTTCCTCGCGCCCGTCAAGATCTACGTCGGCTTCGAGAATTACGTGGATGTGCTGACCGATCCGCACTTCCACCGCGTGGTGCGGAACACGCTGGTGCTGATGGGCGGCGGCGTTTGCTTCACGCTGATCTTCGGGCTGGCGCTGGCGCTGCTGCTGAACCAGCGGCTGGCCGGGCGAGACGCCGCCCGCAGCGTCCTGTTCGCGCCGTACATGCTCTCGGGCGCGGCCATCGCCGTGGTCTGGGTCTACATCTTCGACCCGACCTACGGCCTGCTGCGGACGCTCCTCTCGCCGTTCAACCTGGTGCCGCCGAACTGGCTTCGTGACTCGGCCTGGGCGATGCCGGCCGTCATCATCGTCTACACCTGGAAGCACCTCGGCTACACCATGGTGATCTTCCTGGCCGGCCTCCAGGCGATCCCCCGCGAGCTGTACGAGGCGGCCACGACCGATGGCGCGAACGCCTGGGAGCGCTTCCGCCACGTCACCATCCCCGGCCTCGCGCCGATCACCTTCTTCCTGCTGATCACCGGCATCCTGGCGAGCTTCCAGACGTTCGACTTGATCCACGTGCTGACGCGCGGCGGACCGGTCGACGCGACCTCCAACCTGCTCTACTACCTGTACGAGCAGGGGTTCATCGGGTTCCACGCCGGGCAGGCCGGTGTGGCCGCCGTCTTCCAGTTCCTCTTCCTCTTCGTCGTCACGCTGATTCAGATCCGCTACGTCGAGCGACGGGTGACCTACTCCGCATGA